The following coding sequences are from one Granulicella arctica window:
- a CDS encoding c-type cytochrome domain-containing protein yields the protein MRSVLVNKCYSCHGSSAKGGLRLDSREAAL from the coding sequence GTGCGGTCTGTTCTCGTCAATAAATGCTACAGTTGTCATGGCAGCTCGGCTAAAGGTGGGCTGCGGCTGGACTCGAGGGAGGCCGCGTTATGA
- a CDS encoding radical SAM protein: MIRYSTVGLLYTRTCPLACRHCIIESSPRETDKMPQSVASEYIKVIPKYSDQLCFTGGEPLLYYHEIVPLIRQGKELGLDVSLVTGAGWVSTTKPLVARERIFGIKQAGLDSLVVSWDSYHEEFSPKENVLLVLALAKEIGLSVQVRGVMSSKGPSPHIEQTLVSIDVTYQKTKILRLGSATKLPEDHFIFDNMPKTGGCVNVLQPVIEPDGNVYACCGPSRSSKGTSSPLILGNTNCESLESILDRATRDPLLEAIATVGPHSLFNLIKDDPSLKDILPRRSRYTGICELCLDMNDLPVIVERLRERIREIGTNRLLAVTRLHHQAVLRM; the protein is encoded by the coding sequence ATGATTCGATATTCCACCGTCGGCCTTCTTTATACTCGCACCTGCCCTCTTGCGTGCAGGCATTGCATCATCGAGTCGTCTCCGAGGGAGACGGACAAGATGCCGCAAAGCGTGGCCAGCGAATATATCAAGGTTATTCCTAAATACTCCGATCAATTATGTTTTACCGGCGGTGAACCGCTTCTCTATTACCACGAGATAGTTCCTCTTATTCGCCAAGGTAAAGAGTTAGGGCTCGATGTCTCTCTCGTAACGGGTGCCGGATGGGTTAGCACAACGAAGCCGCTTGTAGCTCGCGAACGTATCTTTGGAATCAAACAAGCTGGGCTCGACTCCCTTGTAGTTAGCTGGGATTCCTATCACGAGGAATTTTCTCCTAAGGAGAATGTGCTTCTGGTTCTTGCGCTTGCGAAAGAGATTGGACTTTCCGTTCAGGTTCGAGGGGTCATGTCTTCCAAGGGGCCTTCGCCGCACATTGAACAAACGCTTGTCAGTATTGACGTCACGTATCAGAAAACTAAAATTCTCCGTTTGGGCTCCGCTACAAAGCTCCCCGAAGATCATTTTATCTTTGACAATATGCCGAAAACGGGTGGCTGCGTCAATGTTCTGCAACCAGTCATAGAACCGGATGGGAACGTGTATGCATGTTGTGGCCCTTCGCGGAGTAGCAAGGGCACCAGTTCGCCTCTTATCCTCGGCAATACAAACTGCGAGAGTCTAGAGAGCATTCTCGATCGTGCTACCCGCGATCCTCTTCTTGAAGCAATTGCTACCGTTGGCCCGCATTCGCTGTTCAATCTCATTAAGGATGATCCGTCGCTCAAAGATATTCTTCCGCGAAGAAGCCGCTACACAGGCATCTGCGAGCTATGCCTAGATATGAACGATCTTCCAGTCATCGTGGAAAGGTTGAGGGAACGGATTCGTGAGATTGGAACTAATAGGCTACTCGCGGTAACACGTTTGCATCACCAAGCTGTTCTCCGGATGTAG
- a CDS encoding beta strand repeat-containing protein, giving the protein MPVIWLRRSASLLLGVLALLTLSADEGWAQQVLYSSIHRNNERAVSQTIVATEPELKAQLAGGRNGISLAVADFDRDGTPDLVTGYVTGKGGVLVFQRGSAVATAPTAAEWSAMRQGEFLAPFVASAQATLLPVRPDLLKAADINGNGTLDLVTAALGDSKVYVLDGDGKGGFSVPRALSVQGVISSLTTWRGSDGSTLIVAGVCNGSASCHVQMLELGGVVRSSISVPSAVRKIEVARLNGGALEDFVVEESGNVLLIDGDSVARGTPQIETLPIHRAAAITTGNFVYDRRGFLQVAVLSSDATLYVLARDGVDSRAVTLEDVRTTRQNRRSKHVASVKQTGMAWTEVERLANIGPGGTTPLLMRGRTSGGGSDDLLVMGSGQLVQVAHTTVLEDTQQKTTPTVTVDSTSNAVAAAVPARISADTRQGLIVADGTVQPNFTVPPTNKTFTVTTTTDGSDSLVTAGRCTNAAITCTLRDAVALANQDATSNGVSKVDTIMIPAGTYTFTTAFHPANDSQGNINYHYDLDASMNLVGAGSGSTIINANSLDKVFSVDSGIVNALGLHEVFLSGMTLENGLNTNNGEVSPFTQNYFGGLMDWESDGTGTLTINNCVLSGGFAKWGPGGAIGTSNEIQNGAGPLEIDNSTVSGNTTPEMGGGIYLGYDNSLLMTNTTVSGNKALASLNASDTSAFGEGGGIETNGNDTSTLTTISNSVITGNSTTVDGGGIYGAEAISFTNTSVTSNMASRYGAGFFVGGDAASTITASTFTGNTLAGDASEADGSGIFVEPFVTGNQATINYSRIHGNTGGAHTGIVIGDSGDVTSGETHATVNATNNWWGCNGAATGTGCDTGGAVAGTITFSPYTTLTISLSSTTPVAGASIVATGSLGQNSSATSYTTAQDAGYFGVPATLAIVQNGGGTTDSSSTVLSNIAQIVTTAIATASGVGTATVTVDGTSVSANFTVSVSDMTITSSHTGNFHAGDTGDTYTLTAHNIGNAASSGTVTVSDTLPAGFTATALSGTGWSCTVGTLTCTRSDALAAGSSYPAITLTVSVGSSVSATLNNVATVSGGGETNTSNDTSTDPTLVIAPPTISEKFTPTAIGVGVTSQVSFTLANPNAGTALTGVGFTDALPTNLKVASSNGAATTCSGGVLTATAGGSSISLTSASMAVSSSCTVMVNVTSASAGSYTNTTGVVTSTNGGTGSTASATLNVYAPPSVTGSFGAAKILINTSTSLSFTISNPNSNTAFSGVSLTDTLPSGLVVSSVVTGSCGAGTITAANGSGTISLANGTIVASGACTFAVNVTGTTAGVKNNSETATSNEAGTGNTSNQSVTVLATSTLTAIAVSPVSPVNAETAVTVSATVTSTLTSDPVPDGIVEFYDTSTTPTSLIGTAELNSLGVGTIKIVPGVGTHTLLAQFQGTKAFTGKTSAQTTLVVAAFGNYRSTEALSYALSGTYTLTDVATFYGQVKPGGTVQFRDVTNGNALLGSALPTPLTQTLSGPTTYASGAKSTGALVSVTGDFNHDGYPDLAVTNLADDTVSVLLGNGDGTFKTQVSYTVGSGPYQIAVGDFNNDGNADLVVTNLFDNTISVLLGKGDGTFMAQSTYTTGTEPYSVAVADLNNDGIADLAVTNLHDKTVGVFLGKGDGTFLAQTTTPVGTDPDALAVADLNGDGNLDLVVVNGGDLTIGVLLGKGDGTFEPQVLYSTGATPYSAVVADFNGDGLPDVAVANFASNTVSVLLNSGGGILHPQVTYATGKAPSSVVALDFDGSGKQSLAVANNTDNSVSILTGIGNGTFQTQVTYASLTAPYQLAVADFSGDGKQDLAVTTFGSNVIGIHFGTQTAIVNLSGITLTGSGTHQVTASYVPSVGDAYVTSTASTGIPVN; this is encoded by the coding sequence ATGCCGGTGATCTGGTTGCGTCGTTCTGCCTCTCTTCTTCTCGGAGTTCTCGCTCTTCTTACTCTCTCTGCTGATGAGGGGTGGGCACAGCAGGTCCTGTACAGTTCAATCCATCGAAATAATGAGCGTGCCGTATCGCAGACCATTGTGGCGACGGAGCCCGAGCTGAAAGCGCAGTTGGCAGGAGGGAGAAACGGTATCTCACTAGCCGTGGCAGATTTTGATAGAGATGGAACTCCTGATCTGGTCACCGGGTATGTGACGGGGAAGGGAGGTGTGCTGGTTTTTCAGCGTGGATCAGCTGTCGCAACGGCCCCGACAGCTGCTGAATGGTCTGCGATGCGGCAAGGTGAATTCCTTGCACCCTTTGTGGCGAGCGCTCAAGCAACGTTGCTTCCGGTTCGGCCCGATCTTCTAAAAGCCGCCGATATCAATGGGAACGGAACGCTCGACCTTGTTACCGCCGCTCTTGGTGACAGTAAGGTGTATGTGCTTGACGGCGATGGTAAGGGTGGTTTTTCCGTCCCCAGGGCACTGTCTGTGCAGGGTGTGATTTCCTCACTGACGACATGGCGGGGCTCGGATGGATCGACCCTAATTGTTGCCGGAGTTTGCAATGGCTCAGCTAGCTGTCATGTGCAGATGTTGGAATTAGGTGGAGTTGTCCGCTCTTCAATCTCGGTGCCATCAGCGGTACGCAAGATCGAAGTTGCCCGGCTAAATGGTGGGGCACTCGAAGATTTCGTGGTTGAGGAGAGCGGGAACGTGTTGTTGATTGATGGAGATTCAGTCGCACGCGGGACTCCTCAGATTGAAACATTGCCCATCCATAGAGCAGCCGCGATCACGACCGGGAACTTCGTTTATGACAGAAGGGGCTTTCTTCAAGTTGCGGTGCTTAGTTCTGATGCGACTCTGTACGTCCTCGCGCGTGACGGTGTGGATAGTCGCGCCGTGACACTGGAAGATGTCAGAACCACCAGACAAAATCGCAGGAGCAAGCATGTAGCTTCGGTGAAGCAAACCGGAATGGCATGGACGGAGGTCGAACGACTAGCCAATATTGGCCCCGGAGGCACAACGCCGCTGCTGATGCGCGGACGAACGAGTGGGGGCGGTTCCGATGATTTGCTTGTCATGGGATCAGGGCAGCTTGTCCAGGTAGCTCACACAACAGTGTTGGAGGATACGCAGCAAAAGACCACGCCCACAGTGACGGTGGACTCCACAAGCAACGCTGTTGCAGCGGCAGTACCGGCACGCATCAGCGCGGACACTCGCCAGGGACTGATCGTTGCCGATGGGACCGTGCAGCCCAATTTTACGGTGCCTCCGACGAACAAGACGTTCACCGTTACGACGACGACGGATGGTTCAGACAGCCTGGTTACGGCTGGTCGTTGCACGAACGCGGCGATCACATGCACATTGCGGGATGCAGTTGCTCTTGCTAACCAGGACGCCACAAGCAATGGAGTGAGCAAGGTCGATACGATCATGATTCCGGCGGGAACCTATACCTTCACGACTGCGTTTCATCCTGCGAACGATTCCCAGGGCAATATCAATTATCACTATGATCTTGATGCCTCGATGAATCTCGTCGGCGCGGGTTCGGGTTCGACCATCATCAATGCCAATTCGCTCGACAAGGTATTTTCGGTCGATTCCGGAATCGTTAATGCTCTGGGACTGCACGAGGTGTTTCTCAGTGGCATGACGCTGGAGAATGGTCTCAACACTAACAACGGTGAAGTTTCACCCTTTACTCAGAACTACTTCGGCGGTCTGATGGACTGGGAGTCCGATGGGACTGGAACGCTGACGATCAACAACTGCGTTCTTTCCGGTGGATTTGCCAAGTGGGGGCCGGGTGGGGCGATTGGCACCAGCAACGAGATTCAAAACGGAGCTGGCCCACTGGAGATCGACAATTCAACTGTCTCCGGCAACACCACTCCGGAAATGGGTGGTGGCATCTACTTAGGGTACGATAACTCTCTGCTGATGACGAATACGACAGTGTCTGGCAATAAGGCGCTCGCAAGCCTGAATGCGAGCGATACTTCGGCCTTTGGCGAGGGTGGAGGTATTGAGACCAACGGGAACGATACGTCGACCCTTACGACAATTAGCAACAGTGTAATTACCGGGAACTCGACCACGGTTGACGGTGGCGGGATTTACGGTGCAGAGGCGATAAGCTTTACTAACACCTCCGTAACGAGCAATATGGCGAGCCGCTACGGTGCCGGTTTCTTTGTCGGGGGTGACGCGGCTAGCACGATCACCGCATCGACCTTTACGGGCAATACACTTGCGGGAGATGCGTCGGAAGCAGACGGCTCGGGCATATTCGTAGAACCGTTCGTCACAGGAAATCAGGCGACGATCAACTACTCGCGCATCCATGGGAATACAGGTGGTGCGCATACCGGCATCGTGATTGGCGATAGCGGCGACGTTACTTCGGGTGAGACACATGCGACTGTCAACGCTACTAATAATTGGTGGGGCTGCAACGGCGCTGCTACTGGAACCGGATGTGACACTGGCGGGGCGGTTGCCGGTACGATCACGTTCTCTCCATATACCACGCTGACGATCTCGCTTTCATCGACCACTCCAGTGGCGGGTGCATCCATTGTTGCAACAGGCAGTCTGGGCCAAAATTCATCGGCTACGAGCTACACGACCGCACAGGACGCGGGGTATTTCGGTGTGCCCGCAACGCTTGCCATCGTCCAGAACGGCGGCGGCACCACAGACTCCTCCAGTACGGTGTTGAGCAACATTGCGCAGATCGTGACTACTGCGATAGCAACCGCATCTGGTGTCGGCACGGCTACTGTTACCGTCGATGGCACAAGCGTGTCGGCCAACTTTACCGTGAGCGTTTCCGACATGACGATTACGAGCAGTCATACGGGCAACTTCCACGCCGGAGATACTGGCGATACCTACACGCTGACGGCGCACAACATCGGAAACGCAGCAAGCTCGGGAACGGTCACCGTTTCGGACACACTGCCAGCCGGATTTACGGCTACTGCGTTGAGCGGCACCGGTTGGAGCTGCACTGTGGGGACGTTGACCTGCACGCGCTCGGATGCACTTGCGGCTGGAAGTTCGTATCCAGCTATCACGCTTACCGTAAGCGTCGGTAGCTCGGTTTCGGCCACGCTCAACAATGTTGCTACCGTAAGCGGTGGTGGCGAGACGAACACTTCGAACGACACCTCGACCGACCCCACTCTTGTGATTGCTCCCCCGACTATTTCAGAGAAGTTCACGCCTACTGCAATCGGAGTGGGAGTGACGTCTCAAGTGAGCTTTACCCTGGCAAATCCAAATGCGGGGACGGCACTGACGGGGGTTGGGTTCACAGACGCCCTGCCGACTAACCTGAAGGTAGCCTCGTCAAATGGTGCTGCTACGACATGCAGTGGAGGAGTACTGACAGCGACTGCCGGTGGCTCTTCTATCTCACTAACGAGCGCATCGATGGCGGTAAGTTCGTCCTGCACTGTCATGGTCAACGTTACCAGCGCAAGCGCTGGGAGCTATACCAACACTACAGGCGTTGTTACTTCGACAAATGGTGGGACGGGCTCGACCGCTTCTGCGACCCTCAATGTGTATGCCCCGCCTAGCGTCACGGGGAGCTTCGGTGCAGCCAAAATTCTAATCAATACGAGCACGTCGCTGTCGTTTACTATTAGCAACCCTAACTCCAACACCGCTTTTTCCGGAGTGAGTCTCACCGATACACTGCCCAGCGGACTGGTTGTTTCAAGTGTGGTAACAGGAAGCTGTGGCGCTGGAACGATCACTGCAGCCAATGGCTCGGGAACGATCTCACTCGCTAATGGAACGATTGTGGCTTCGGGAGCTTGTACGTTTGCTGTCAATGTTACAGGTACGACCGCTGGTGTAAAGAACAACAGTGAAACGGCCACCTCCAATGAGGCAGGTACAGGTAACACCTCAAATCAGAGTGTGACCGTATTGGCCACGTCCACATTGACAGCCATTGCGGTTTCACCTGTCTCGCCGGTCAACGCCGAAACAGCCGTGACGGTGAGCGCAACTGTCACCTCGACTTTGACCTCCGACCCTGTTCCCGACGGTATAGTGGAGTTCTACGACACATCAACGACCCCGACCTCGTTGATCGGGACGGCGGAATTGAACTCTCTCGGCGTGGGAACAATCAAGATCGTTCCGGGTGTGGGTACTCATACGTTGCTCGCGCAGTTTCAGGGAACGAAAGCCTTCACCGGAAAGACTTCTGCGCAGACGACGCTCGTTGTGGCAGCGTTTGGTAATTACCGATCAACGGAGGCGCTCTCATATGCGTTGTCCGGAACGTATACGCTGACGGATGTTGCAACGTTCTACGGTCAGGTAAAACCCGGTGGTACAGTCCAGTTTCGTGATGTGACTAACGGTAATGCGCTCCTCGGTTCTGCGCTTCCAACACCGCTTACGCAGACGCTTTCGGGACCAACTACTTACGCCTCTGGAGCGAAAAGCACGGGGGCATTAGTGTCCGTGACCGGCGATTTCAACCATGACGGTTATCCAGATCTTGCAGTGACCAATCTGGCTGACGATACAGTGAGCGTGCTGTTGGGCAATGGAGACGGCACCTTCAAGACACAGGTTTCGTATACGGTTGGATCGGGCCCCTATCAAATAGCTGTTGGCGATTTCAATAATGATGGGAATGCAGACTTGGTTGTAACCAATCTCTTCGACAATACGATAAGTGTACTACTGGGTAAGGGCGATGGTACCTTCATGGCTCAAAGTACGTACACTACGGGAACCGAGCCATATTCTGTAGCGGTAGCTGACTTGAATAACGATGGTATTGCTGATCTAGCGGTTACAAACCTCCACGATAAAACGGTCGGAGTGTTTCTGGGTAAGGGCGATGGTACCTTCCTGGCGCAGACGACTACACCCGTCGGTACCGATCCTGACGCACTCGCAGTAGCCGACTTAAATGGAGACGGCAACCTAGACTTGGTGGTTGTGAATGGCGGCGACCTTACGATAGGAGTACTTCTGGGTAAGGGCGATGGTACCTTCGAGCCGCAAGTCCTCTACAGCACTGGAGCTACACCTTACTCGGCCGTGGTCGCAGACTTTAACGGCGACGGCTTGCCAGACGTTGCTGTTGCTAACTTCGCCAGCAACACGGTTAGTGTGCTGCTGAATAGCGGTGGGGGCATATTACATCCACAGGTCACCTATGCGACAGGGAAAGCGCCAAGTTCTGTTGTGGCACTGGACTTCGATGGCAGTGGCAAGCAAAGCCTGGCTGTCGCCAACAACACTGACAATTCAGTAAGCATACTCACAGGTATAGGAAATGGGACCTTCCAGACGCAGGTAACATACGCATCTCTTACGGCACCGTACCAACTCGCCGTGGCTGACTTCAGCGGCGACGGGAAACAGGATCTTGCGGTCACAACGTTTGGTAGCAATGTCATTGGGATACATTTCGGAACACAGACTGCTATCGTCAACCTGAGCGGCATAACGCTAACAGGATCTGGCACGCATCAAGTGACAGCTTCTTATGTTCCTTCGGTTGGAGATGCTTATGTAACATCTACTGCGAGTACGGGCATACCAGTCAATTAA
- a CDS encoding phage tail protein, whose protein sequence is MSEPFVGEIRVAGFNFAPVGWALCQGQLLPISQNTALFSLLGTFYGGNGTSNFALPNLQGSIAIGMGQGAGLSVYDLGEVGGESVVTLNTQQMSPHSHTLPVSGAAGRVSAPSPSSFLGATGRGVKGIYASSAQQASSPVNMASSAVVSTGGGQAHNNMGPYLVLNYIIALQGVFPARS, encoded by the coding sequence ATGAGTGAACCATTTGTAGGTGAAATTCGTGTTGCAGGTTTCAATTTTGCACCTGTAGGCTGGGCTCTCTGTCAGGGGCAGCTACTGCCGATCTCCCAGAACACCGCACTCTTTTCGCTGCTTGGCACTTTTTATGGTGGAAACGGAACAAGCAACTTTGCGCTGCCGAATCTTCAAGGGAGCATAGCCATTGGCATGGGGCAGGGAGCTGGCTTGTCTGTCTACGATCTTGGAGAGGTAGGTGGTGAGTCGGTAGTTACCCTTAATACCCAGCAAATGTCACCCCATTCTCATACGCTTCCTGTGAGCGGAGCGGCGGGGAGGGTGTCGGCTCCATCGCCATCAAGCTTTTTGGGGGCGACTGGTCGTGGAGTCAAGGGAATCTATGCGTCCTCAGCACAGCAAGCTTCAAGTCCAGTCAATATGGCCTCGAGTGCTGTCGTCTCAACAGGAGGAGGGCAGGCGCATAACAATATGGGACCCTATTTAGTGCTCAACTACATCATCGCCTTACAGGGAGTTTTCCCAGCGCGCTCCTAG
- a CDS encoding phage tail protein, which translates to MSEPFLGQISTFGFNFPPQGWAFCNGQLLAISQNQALFSLLGTQYGGNGITTFALPNLQGSFALDTSSSYPIGQAGGEANHTLTIPELPAHSHSLTAASVAGALPSPAAAFPGVLTDEGYSGAATTTLGSGSSPTGGSQPHQNMPPYLVVNFCIALVGIFPSRN; encoded by the coding sequence ATGAGCGAACCATTTCTTGGCCAGATCTCGACGTTTGGATTCAACTTTCCGCCGCAAGGCTGGGCATTTTGCAACGGCCAACTATTAGCCATCAGTCAGAATCAGGCGTTGTTTTCCTTGTTGGGGACGCAATATGGCGGGAACGGGATCACGACGTTCGCTCTGCCGAATCTACAGGGATCGTTCGCGCTGGACACGAGTAGTAGTTACCCCATAGGGCAGGCCGGCGGGGAGGCGAACCATACCCTCACGATTCCTGAATTGCCAGCGCACAGTCATTCACTTACTGCGGCGAGTGTGGCTGGAGCGCTTCCTTCACCTGCCGCTGCTTTTCCGGGTGTGCTTACCGACGAGGGGTACTCCGGAGCAGCCACTACTACGCTTGGCTCTGGATCGAGCCCTACGGGCGGTAGCCAGCCCCATCAGAATATGCCTCCGTATCTTGTGGTGAATTTCTGTATTGCTCTAGTGGGTATCTTTCCATCGCGCAACTGA
- a CDS encoding phage tail protein, with translation MSNPYVGEIRLVGFNFAPEGWAICQGQLLSIAEYDVLFNLLGTTYGGDGQTTFALPDLQGRAPLHQGSSYIIGSKAGVETVTLTTAQLPQHTHAIAAQGGNGNTTSPGSAFFAGSTEEQYASGAGATSGTMLPNFPSVGSQPHDNRMPYLCMNYVISLFGIYPSQG, from the coding sequence ATGAGCAACCCATATGTTGGTGAGATTCGGCTCGTTGGCTTCAACTTTGCTCCAGAAGGCTGGGCGATCTGCCAGGGCCAGCTACTCTCGATCGCTGAGTACGATGTGCTCTTCAACTTACTTGGGACGACTTATGGGGGCGACGGTCAAACAACGTTTGCCCTGCCCGACTTGCAAGGCAGAGCACCTCTCCACCAAGGGAGTTCTTACATTATTGGAAGTAAAGCGGGGGTAGAAACCGTGACGCTTACGACGGCGCAACTACCCCAGCACACCCATGCAATTGCAGCACAGGGCGGAAATGGGAATACAACCTCTCCGGGTAGTGCTTTCTTCGCCGGATCGACAGAGGAGCAGTATGCAAGCGGGGCAGGCGCTACGTCTGGAACCATGCTTCCCAACTTTCCAAGCGTTGGAAGTCAACCACACGACAACCGGATGCCTTATCTGTGTATGAATTACGTCATTTCGTTATTCGGTATCTATCCCAGTCAGGGTTAG
- a CDS encoding GNAT family N-acetyltransferase — translation MHPATLADEDFLRELFGDAHSEEYIPLGLPPSALGEMLAMQYRAQRTTYEAQFPNAVNEVIWMESVRVGRVLIDESSSEIRLVDVALLGPWRGAGVGTSILKVLCTRARRARLPLRLSVRLGNRAERLYSRLGFVRTGCDGMNVAMELREPMNEFPDTPPVHESMELEAK, via the coding sequence TTGCATCCCGCAACGCTGGCGGACGAAGACTTCCTGAGGGAGTTGTTCGGCGATGCCCACTCGGAAGAGTACATTCCGCTTGGGTTGCCACCCTCGGCACTCGGTGAGATGCTGGCAATGCAATATCGGGCTCAGAGGACAACCTACGAGGCCCAGTTTCCAAATGCGGTCAACGAAGTTATATGGATGGAATCCGTGCGTGTGGGGCGGGTGCTGATTGATGAGAGTTCGAGTGAGATCCGATTAGTTGACGTTGCTTTGCTGGGCCCTTGGCGTGGTGCGGGAGTGGGGACAAGCATCTTGAAAGTACTGTGCACGCGAGCAAGACGAGCACGGTTGCCACTGCGGCTCTCGGTTCGTTTAGGTAACCGGGCAGAACGGCTCTATTCTCGCCTGGGGTTCGTCCGGACAGGCTGTGATGGGATGAATGTGGCCATGGAACTGCGTGAACCGATGAATGAATTTCCCGATACTCCTCCCGTCCATGAGTCGATGGAGTTGGAGGCGAAGTAG
- a CDS encoding DUF6916 family protein — protein sequence MHNRRHFLVASAVLVTGAAFPTSLFASRIDDDLFTNTSLGAYSQGLLTQANFEHVIGSQFTLLLKNNDATHLYLRTVEPLGPQGGGAFSSQTSPAVRRAKSLTIPVPGSTGSAKQVVGFHLTFSTESTTFDQGTYLIDHGTLGRFALFLVPGNQTPGSCGATFTSLAKGET from the coding sequence ATGCACAATCGTAGACATTTTCTAGTCGCATCCGCAGTTCTGGTTACTGGCGCTGCGTTCCCAACGTCTCTCTTTGCTTCCCGTATCGACGACGACCTATTCACAAACACCAGCTTGGGCGCCTACTCTCAAGGCCTGCTAACGCAGGCGAACTTCGAGCACGTTATCGGGTCGCAATTCACTCTGCTTCTTAAAAACAACGACGCTACTCATCTGTATCTTCGAACAGTAGAGCCCCTCGGACCGCAGGGCGGGGGAGCCTTTTCATCGCAGACGTCACCCGCTGTGCGTCGCGCCAAATCGTTGACCATTCCTGTACCAGGCTCAACCGGCTCAGCCAAGCAAGTCGTCGGCTTTCACCTTACATTCAGCACCGAGAGCACCACATTCGACCAGGGGACTTACTTGATCGACCACGGCACGTTAGGACGTTTTGCGCTCTTCCTTGTTCCCGGCAATCAGACTCCCGGAAGCTGCGGTGCAACATTCACCTCTCTTGCCAAAGGCGAGACATAG